A region from the Irregularibacter muris genome encodes:
- the secE gene encoding preprotein translocase subunit SecE: MAKDAKGKGKGKSKEKRFKIGKFFKGVWYELKKVSWPTRKELGQHTLVVISSVAVVSFAVWLMDLGLGRMLKLIIK, from the coding sequence TTGGCAAAGGATGCAAAAGGCAAGGGGAAGGGAAAAAGCAAGGAAAAAAGATTCAAAATAGGTAAATTTTTTAAAGGTGTATGGTATGAACTTAAAAAGGTAAGTTGGCCAACTAGAAAAGAATTAGGACAACATACATTGGTTGTGATTTCTTCAGTGGCAGTTGTTTCTTTTGCAGTGTGGTTAATGGACTTGGGTTTAGGGAGAATGCTCAAATTGATTATTAAGTAA
- the rplL gene encoding 50S ribosomal protein L7/L12, with product MANEKVTQLIEEVKNMTVLELSELVKALEEEFGVSAAAPMAVAAAPAAGGAQEAAEEKTEFDVVLAEAGAQKIKVIKVVREATGLGLKEAKELVDNAPKAVKEGISKEDAESLKTKLEEVGAKVEVK from the coding sequence ATGGCAAACGAAAAAGTAACTCAATTAATCGAAGAAGTTAAAAATATGACTGTATTAGAATTATCTGAATTAGTAAAAGCATTAGAAGAAGAATTTGGAGTAAGCGCTGCTGCACCTATGGCTGTAGCTGCTGCACCAGCTGCTGGTGGAGCTCAAGAAGCTGCTGAAGAAAAAACAGAATTTGATGTAGTTCTAGCTGAAGCTGGAGCACAAAAAATCAAAGTAATCAAAGTTGTTAGAGAAGCAACTGGCTTAGGCTTAAAAGAAGCTAAAGAATTAGTAGATAATGCTCCAAAAGCTGTTAAAGAAGGCATTAGCAAAGAAGATGCTGAAAGCTTAAAAACTAAATTAGAAGAAGTTGGAGCAAAAGTAGAAGTTAAGTAA
- the rplA gene encoding 50S ribosomal protein L1 yields MKKGKKYLENSKLVDREHLYDVNEAIELVQKTATAKFDETIEAHIRLGVDSRHADQQVRGAIVLPHGTGKEVKVLVFAKGDKVAEAQAAGADYVGAEEFLEKIQKENWFDFDVIVATPDMMGVVGRLGRVLGPKGLMPNPKSGTVTFEVEKAVKDIKAGKVEYRLDKTNIIHVPLGKASFGTEKLQDNFSTLLDAVIKAKPAAAKGQYLRSVSISSTMGPGIKINPARI; encoded by the coding sequence ATGAAAAAAGGAAAGAAATATCTAGAAAATTCAAAATTAGTAGATCGTGAACATCTATATGATGTTAACGAAGCAATTGAACTTGTACAAAAGACAGCAACAGCTAAATTTGATGAAACCATAGAAGCTCATATTCGATTGGGTGTTGACTCCAGACATGCGGATCAACAAGTCCGTGGAGCCATTGTTTTGCCCCATGGAACAGGTAAAGAAGTAAAAGTATTAGTATTTGCAAAGGGTGACAAAGTAGCTGAAGCCCAAGCAGCAGGAGCAGATTATGTTGGTGCAGAAGAATTCCTAGAAAAAATTCAAAAGGAAAACTGGTTTGATTTTGATGTTATTGTGGCTACACCGGACATGATGGGTGTTGTAGGTAGACTAGGACGAGTTCTTGGACCAAAGGGATTAATGCCTAACCCTAAATCTGGAACGGTAACCTTTGAGGTAGAAAAAGCCGTAAAAGATATAAAAGCAGGTAAGGTTGAATATAGATTGGATAAAACAAACATTATCCACGTGCCCTTAGGAAAAGCTTCTTTTGGCACAGAAAAACTTCAAGATAACTTTAGCACTTTGCTAGACGCTGTAATTAAAGCAAAACCAGCAGCTGCAAAGGGACAATATCTAAGAAGTGTTTCCATATCAAGTACAATGGGTCCAGGAATTAAAATTAACCCTGCGAGAATATAA
- the rplJ gene encoding 50S ribosomal protein L10, producing MSNLDIKKQLVGEITDKFQTAQSAVLVDYRGLDVEEITELRAKFRAEGVDYKVYKNTLMRLAVKEVGYEGLLDYLVGPTAVAFGMEDPVSAAKIIADFAKEHKDLEIKAGMVDGDVIDLAGIKELAALPPREVLIAKVLGGFNAPIAGFANVLQGTVRNLVYALNGVKEQKEAQA from the coding sequence ATGTCAAACTTAGACATTAAAAAGCAATTAGTAGGAGAAATAACAGACAAATTTCAAACGGCTCAATCTGCAGTTTTAGTAGATTACCGTGGATTAGATGTTGAAGAGATCACTGAACTTCGGGCGAAATTTAGAGCTGAGGGAGTAGACTATAAAGTCTATAAAAACACTTTAATGAGATTAGCTGTTAAGGAAGTAGGCTATGAAGGTTTATTAGATTATCTAGTAGGACCTACAGCCGTTGCTTTCGGAATGGAAGATCCCGTATCCGCGGCAAAAATCATTGCGGATTTTGCAAAAGAACATAAGGACTTAGAAATTAAGGCAGGTATGGTAGATGGAGATGTTATAGATCTAGCAGGAATCAAAGAACTTGCAGCCTTACCACCAAGAGAAGTTCTTATTGCCAAAGTACTTGGTGGATTCAACGCACCTATCGCTGGATTTGCTAATGTACTACAAGGAACTGTACGTAACTTAGTATATGCCTTAAATGGTGTTAAAGAACAAAAAGAAGCTCAAGCTTAA
- the rlmB gene encoding 23S rRNA (guanosine(2251)-2'-O)-methyltransferase RlmB: protein MVMKKESRHKNKQKQDNEQKDISNQIEGRNPVIEALRAARPMEKIMVAKGELTGSIKEIIGIAKEERIVIQYVDRHKLDEMSQSHAHQGVIAITSAHGYVEVTDMIEDAKAKGEAPFLIVLDEITDPHNLGSILRTADACGAHGVIVSKRRAVGLTPVVAKSSAGAIEYVPVAKVTNISQTIDLLKEEGFWVAGAEMSGQQYYYEADLKGPMALVIGSEGKGLGRLVKEKCDFLLKIPMVGQVSSLNAAVAGAILMYEVRRQRNQG, encoded by the coding sequence ATGGTCATGAAAAAAGAAAGCAGACACAAAAATAAGCAAAAACAGGATAATGAACAAAAGGATATCTCCAATCAAATAGAAGGTCGCAATCCTGTGATCGAAGCATTAAGAGCAGCAAGACCCATGGAAAAAATAATGGTAGCCAAGGGGGAATTGACGGGTTCTATTAAAGAAATCATTGGTATTGCTAAGGAAGAAAGGATAGTTATACAGTATGTGGATAGACATAAATTAGATGAGATGTCTCAATCCCATGCCCACCAAGGCGTGATAGCCATCACTTCAGCCCATGGGTATGTGGAGGTTACCGATATGATAGAAGATGCAAAGGCAAAGGGAGAGGCCCCCTTTCTAATTGTTCTAGATGAAATTACTGATCCTCATAACCTAGGCTCCATATTGAGAACAGCGGATGCTTGTGGTGCCCATGGAGTGATTGTTTCTAAAAGAAGAGCAGTAGGTCTAACCCCTGTTGTAGCCAAGAGTTCAGCTGGTGCTATTGAATATGTGCCCGTAGCTAAAGTTACCAATATATCTCAAACCATTGATTTATTAAAGGAAGAAGGCTTCTGGGTAGCAGGAGCAGAAATGAGTGGCCAACAATATTATTATGAAGCTGATTTAAAAGGACCCATGGCTCTAGTTATTGGAAGTGAAGGAAAAGGATTGGGAAGACTGGTCAAAGAAAAATGTGACTTCCTACTAAAAATCCCTATGGTGGGACAAGTCTCTTCCCTAAATGCAGCAGTTGCCGGGGCTATTCTCATGTATGAAGTAAGACGACAAAGGAATCAAGGTTAA
- a CDS encoding Mini-ribonuclease 3 — MENLKDTHQEKIIKTMEMSLSEKDIKGLNPLVLAYIGDAVYEVHIRKYLVNIQKTGVNQLHKKATQFVKAKAQATIVHYLMDTLTEEEITIVKRGRNSKSNTSPKNANISDYHYATGYEALVGYLYLMKRQERLANIIAQSIEFIERQIEDRL; from the coding sequence ATGGAAAATCTAAAAGATACACATCAAGAAAAAATCATAAAAACAATGGAAATGTCTTTAAGCGAAAAGGATATTAAAGGCCTAAATCCCCTAGTATTAGCATACATAGGGGATGCTGTTTATGAAGTGCATATTCGAAAATATCTCGTTAATATACAAAAAACAGGGGTAAATCAGCTGCACAAAAAAGCCACTCAATTTGTAAAGGCTAAAGCCCAGGCAACCATAGTTCACTATCTGATGGATACTTTAACAGAAGAAGAGATTACCATAGTCAAAAGGGGGAGAAATAGTAAATCCAATACCTCCCCTAAAAATGCCAACATATCGGATTATCATTATGCTACGGGATATGAGGCTCTTGTAGGTTATTTATATCTTATGAAGCGTCAGGAAAGATTAGCAAATATCATCGCTCAATCCATTGAATTTATTGAAAGGCAGATAGAAGATAGGCTATAG
- the epsC gene encoding serine O-acetyltransferase EpsC — MFRTLREDINAVKERDPAARNVLEILINYPGIHAVIFHRIAHWFYKKKFFFIARFISQCSRFLTGIEIHPGAKIGKKLFIDHGMGVVIGETAEVGDNVTIYQGATLGGTGKEVGKRHPTIGDNVVISSGAKILGPFKVGENSKIGAGSVVLKEVPPNCTVVGIPGVVVVKDNQKVAAIKNSIDLDQTNLPDPVGQQLECLRRRIQELEGKIRNLEGGKNNETV, encoded by the coding sequence TTGTTTAGAACCCTTAGAGAAGATATAAATGCTGTTAAGGAAAGAGATCCGGCGGCAAGAAATGTTTTAGAAATTTTAATAAATTATCCAGGAATTCATGCAGTAATCTTTCATAGAATAGCTCATTGGTTTTATAAAAAGAAGTTTTTCTTTATCGCCAGATTCATATCCCAATGCAGTCGCTTTCTAACAGGAATTGAAATCCACCCTGGTGCAAAAATAGGAAAAAAACTATTTATAGATCATGGCATGGGTGTGGTTATCGGTGAAACTGCTGAGGTGGGAGACAATGTAACCATCTACCAGGGAGCCACCTTAGGTGGGACTGGAAAAGAGGTAGGGAAAAGACATCCTACTATTGGTGACAATGTAGTGATTAGCAGTGGAGCAAAGATATTGGGGCCCTTTAAGGTGGGAGAGAACTCAAAAATAGGTGCGGGATCAGTAGTATTAAAGGAAGTCCCTCCCAATTGTACAGTAGTAGGTATACCAGGAGTGGTGGTAGTGAAAGATAATCAAAAAGTAGCTGCTATAAAAAACTCAATAGATTTAGATCAAACCAATCTTCCCGATCCTGTAGGACAACAACTAGAATGTCTTAGGAGAAGAATACAAGAATTAGAGGGAAAAATAAGGAATTTGGAAGGAGGAAAAAATAATGAAACTGTTTAG
- the tuf gene encoding elongation factor Tu has protein sequence MAKERFERTKPHVNIGTIGHVDHGKTTLTAAITTVLNKRFGSGQVMSYDNIDKAPEERERGITISTSHVEYETDNRHYAHVDCPGHADYVKNMITGAAQMDGAILVVSSADGPMPQTREHILLSRQVGVPYIVVFLNKADMVDDEELLELVEMEVRELLSEYEFPGDDTPIVIGSALKALEDPDSEWGDKIVELMQACDEYIPEPERPVDQPFLMPVEDVFSITGRGTVATGRVERGIVKVQDEVEIVGLTEESRKIVVTGVEMFRKLLDQAQAGDNIGVLLRGVQREDIERGQVLAKPGSIKPHTKFTSEIYVLTKEEGGRHTPFFNGYRPQFYFRTTDVTGIIELGEGVEMVMPGDNITMEIDLITPIAIEEGLRFAIREGGRTVGAGVVASIIE, from the coding sequence ATGGCAAAGGAAAGATTTGAAAGAACAAAACCCCACGTAAATATAGGGACAATAGGTCACGTAGACCATGGTAAAACAACATTAACAGCAGCGATTACTACAGTATTAAACAAAAGATTTGGATCAGGACAAGTTATGAGCTATGACAACATTGATAAAGCACCAGAAGAGAGAGAAAGAGGAATTACCATTTCCACATCTCACGTAGAGTACGAAACAGACAATCGTCACTATGCTCACGTAGACTGCCCAGGTCATGCTGACTACGTTAAAAACATGATCACTGGAGCAGCCCAAATGGATGGAGCAATCCTAGTAGTATCCTCAGCAGATGGTCCAATGCCACAAACAAGAGAACATATCCTACTATCCAGACAAGTAGGGGTACCATATATCGTAGTATTCTTAAACAAAGCAGACATGGTAGATGACGAAGAATTATTAGAATTGGTTGAAATGGAAGTAAGAGAATTACTAAGCGAATATGAATTCCCAGGAGATGACACACCAATCGTAATTGGATCTGCTTTAAAAGCATTAGAAGATCCAGATAGCGAGTGGGGAGACAAAATCGTAGAGTTAATGCAAGCATGTGATGAGTACATTCCAGAGCCAGAAAGACCAGTAGACCAACCTTTCTTGATGCCAGTAGAGGACGTATTCTCTATCACAGGTAGAGGAACAGTAGCTACAGGAAGAGTAGAAAGAGGAATCGTAAAAGTACAAGACGAAGTAGAAATCGTAGGCTTAACAGAAGAGTCCAGAAAGATCGTAGTAACTGGAGTAGAAATGTTTAGAAAACTACTAGACCAAGCCCAAGCGGGAGATAATATCGGAGTACTTTTAAGAGGGGTACAAAGAGAAGATATTGAAAGAGGTCAAGTATTAGCAAAGCCAGGATCTATCAAGCCTCATACAAAATTCACATCTGAGATTTACGTATTGACTAAAGAAGAAGGTGGAAGACATACTCCATTCTTTAATGGATACAGACCACAATTCTACTTTAGAACAACAGACGTAACTGGAATAATTGAATTAGGAGAAGGTGTAGAAATGGTAATGCCAGGAGATAACATTACTATGGAAATCGACCTAATCACTCCTATAGCTATTGAAGAAGGACTAAGATTTGCTATTCGTGAAGGTGGAAGAACAGTAGGAGCAGGTGTTGTTGCTTCTATTATTGAGTAA
- a CDS encoding DUF1002 domain-containing protein: MNKHIYRLITMTFIMMLLIMPIGNMVKADEIQPVVSLGADLTKEQEQQILKLMDIQPEDVHLIRVTIQEEAEYLKGTSAIDKIGNKTMSSAYVRELKAGEGIEVETYNINWVTKEMYENALVTAGVKDAKVIAAAPFNVSGTGALTGILKAFEQIKGVKLDESAKKIANEEMVITGDLGEDIGNKEKAAELIKRVKEEVVEKKIKDPEEIKKIIIEIQHDLNIKLNEDQLKQLTQLMKKINNIDINIDDLKKQVSKIGERAKEITENNQEVKSFLGKIVDLFNQLIQSISNMFK; the protein is encoded by the coding sequence ATGAATAAACATATCTATAGATTAATAACCATGACATTTATTATGATGCTTTTGATTATGCCCATAGGAAATATGGTTAAGGCTGATGAGATACAACCCGTGGTGTCTCTAGGAGCAGATTTAACTAAAGAGCAAGAACAACAAATCCTTAAGCTGATGGATATACAGCCTGAAGATGTACATTTAATTCGAGTAACCATCCAAGAGGAAGCTGAATATTTAAAGGGAACTAGCGCTATAGACAAAATAGGAAATAAAACAATGTCCTCCGCCTATGTAAGGGAATTAAAAGCTGGAGAAGGAATTGAAGTAGAAACTTATAATATTAATTGGGTAACAAAAGAAATGTATGAAAATGCCTTAGTGACTGCTGGAGTGAAGGATGCCAAAGTGATTGCAGCAGCCCCCTTTAATGTCTCAGGTACAGGAGCCCTTACAGGAATCCTAAAAGCCTTTGAGCAAATAAAAGGGGTCAAACTTGATGAAAGTGCAAAAAAAATAGCCAATGAAGAAATGGTTATTACAGGAGACTTAGGGGAAGACATAGGAAATAAAGAAAAAGCTGCTGAATTAATTAAAAGAGTAAAAGAAGAAGTCGTAGAAAAGAAAATAAAAGACCCAGAAGAAATTAAAAAAATCATTATTGAAATACAACATGATTTAAATATTAAATTAAATGAAGATCAATTAAAACAATTGACACAATTAATGAAGAAAATTAATAATATAGATATTAATATTGATGACTTGAAAAAACAAGTATCAAAGATTGGCGAAAGGGCTAAAGAAATTACAGAAAACAACCAAGAAGTTAAGTCCTTTTTGGGCAAAATAGTGGATCTTTTCAATCAATTGATACAGAGCATAAGCAATATGTTTAAATAG
- a CDS encoding NYN domain-containing protein gives MKSFLIIDGYNIINSWSALQDRAQYSMEEAREKLIEMLANYKAYKGVEVIIVFDGHLVKGNSGTKRTINEIKVVFTKEHQTADSYIEKRVYQLSRLHFVQVATSDWAEQQTVLSSGGTRISARELEKEVMFAQSRMRKRYLNQKHGFNNITHGLDPHILKKLEQWRRRKD, from the coding sequence GTGAAATCTTTTTTAATTATTGATGGATACAATATTATCAATAGTTGGTCTGCATTACAAGATAGAGCCCAATATAGTATGGAAGAGGCTAGGGAAAAATTAATTGAGATGTTGGCTAACTATAAAGCATACAAGGGAGTAGAGGTTATTATTGTATTTGATGGTCATTTAGTGAAAGGAAATAGCGGAACCAAGAGAACCATCAATGAAATTAAAGTTGTTTTTACGAAAGAACATCAAACTGCAGATAGTTACATAGAAAAAAGGGTATATCAACTTTCAAGATTGCATTTTGTCCAAGTGGCCACTTCTGATTGGGCAGAACAACAAACGGTATTATCCAGTGGAGGCACAAGAATATCCGCAAGGGAGCTAGAAAAAGAAGTCATGTTTGCTCAAAGCCGGATGAGAAAAAGGTATCTTAATCAAAAACATGGATTTAATAATATAACCCATGGACTAGATCCTCATATCCTAAAAAAGTTGGAGCAGTGGAGAAGAAGAAAGGACTAG
- a CDS encoding protease complex subunit PrcB family protein, which translates to MKEGRIQWIRNAPTLIEKEIKKRSQEEFYEIFLHEGALYLVASLGQKNTLGYQINIQNINPIKTDQWEVIMEQKNPPKGKKVAQAISLPISIVKIDVQDKKDLPKEIIFKNIDHKILQIAKIEEEVRV; encoded by the coding sequence ATGAAAGAAGGGAGAATACAATGGATACGAAACGCACCTACCCTAATTGAAAAAGAAATAAAAAAAAGAAGTCAAGAGGAGTTTTATGAAATTTTTCTTCACGAAGGTGCACTCTATCTGGTAGCAAGTTTGGGGCAAAAAAATACTTTGGGGTATCAAATAAACATTCAGAATATAAACCCAATAAAAACAGATCAATGGGAAGTCATTATGGAGCAAAAAAATCCCCCTAAAGGGAAAAAGGTGGCCCAAGCGATATCCCTACCCATATCCATTGTAAAAATTGATGTCCAGGATAAAAAGGATTTGCCCAAAGAAATCATTTTTAAAAATATTGATCACAAAATTCTTCAAATTGCTAAGATTGAGGAAGAAGTTAGGGTATAA
- the rpmG gene encoding 50S ribosomal protein L33: protein MRVKVTLACTECKQRNYHTMKNKKNDPDRLEMNKYCKFCKTHTVHKETK, encoded by the coding sequence GTGCGAGTAAAAGTTACCTTGGCATGTACTGAATGTAAACAAAGAAATTACCATACAATGAAAAATAAAAAGAATGATCCAGATAGACTGGAAATGAATAAGTATTGTAAATTCTGCAAAACTCATACAGTGCATAAAGAAACAAAATAG
- the nusG gene encoding transcription termination/antitermination protein NusG, with protein MESENKARWYVAHTYSGYENKVKVNIEAAVENRNMQDIIQEVTVPMHEQVEMKNGKKKVSMKKVFPGYVMIKMIMTDESWYIVRNTRGVTGFVGPGSKPVPLSDAELKSMGIQEKVPVLNISIRDSVKVISGPFENFIGVVEEVNSERQKIKVNISMFGRETPVELGFEQVQKM; from the coding sequence ATGGAAAGCGAAAACAAGGCAAGGTGGTATGTAGCCCATACTTATTCTGGGTATGAAAATAAGGTAAAAGTAAATATTGAAGCAGCAGTAGAAAACAGAAATATGCAGGACATTATACAAGAAGTCACTGTTCCTATGCATGAGCAAGTGGAAATGAAGAATGGAAAAAAGAAAGTTAGCATGAAAAAAGTTTTTCCAGGCTATGTGATGATTAAAATGATCATGACGGATGAATCTTGGTATATTGTTCGTAATACGCGTGGAGTTACAGGTTTTGTAGGACCTGGTTCTAAACCTGTGCCTTTGTCTGATGCTGAACTGAAAAGTATGGGAATTCAAGAAAAGGTGCCTGTTTTAAACATTTCTATTAGAGACAGTGTAAAGGTGATTTCTGGCCCCTTTGAAAACTTTATTGGTGTAGTAGAAGAAGTAAATTCTGAAAGACAAAAAATAAAAGTGAACATATCCATGTTCGGTAGAGAAACTCCCGTAGAACTGGGATTTGAGCAAGTCCAAAAGATGTAG
- the rplK gene encoding 50S ribosomal protein L11 — MAKKVMGLIKLQIPAGKATPAPPVGPALGQHGVNIMGFCKEFNEKTAKQAGMIIPVVITVYADRSFSFITKTPPAAVLLKKAAGIESGSGVPNREKVAKVSKDKVREIAELKMQDLNAASVEAAMNMIAGTARSMGITVEE; from the coding sequence ATGGCCAAAAAAGTAATGGGATTAATTAAATTGCAAATTCCAGCTGGAAAAGCTACTCCAGCTCCACCAGTAGGTCCAGCTTTAGGACAACATGGTGTAAATATAATGGGTTTCTGTAAAGAATTCAATGAAAAAACTGCAAAGCAAGCAGGGATGATTATTCCTGTAGTGATCACAGTATATGCTGATAGATCTTTTAGCTTTATTACAAAAACTCCACCAGCTGCTGTTTTACTAAAAAAAGCTGCGGGAATAGAAAGTGGTTCAGGAGTACCTAATAGAGAAAAAGTAGCAAAAGTAAGTAAAGATAAAGTTAGAGAAATTGCAGAATTAAAAATGCAAGACTTAAATGCTGCTTCTGTTGAGGCTGCAATGAACATGATTGCAGGAACAGCTAGAAGCATGGGCATTACCGTAGAAGAGTAA
- the sigH gene encoding RNA polymerase sporulation sigma factor SigH, which translates to MQQKIDDNILMDEELVILANEGDRIALEAIINKYRNFVRAKSRSYFLIGADREDIVQEGMIGLYKAVRDFRADKLSSFRAFAELCITRQIITAIKTATRQKHIPLNSYVSLNKPIYDEESDRTLLDVLAGSKILDPEELIISREELSSIKSKIGEILSDLEWEVLMSYLQGKSYQEIAVDLDRQVKSIDNALQRVKRKLETYLEDRDM; encoded by the coding sequence CTGCAGCAAAAAATAGATGACAACATTTTAATGGACGAAGAATTAGTCATTCTTGCAAATGAAGGGGATAGGATAGCTCTAGAGGCTATCATCAATAAATACAGAAATTTTGTAAGAGCAAAATCAAGATCCTATTTTTTAATTGGGGCCGATAGAGAGGATATTGTCCAAGAGGGTATGATCGGTTTATACAAGGCTGTAAGAGATTTTCGGGCGGATAAATTATCTTCTTTCAGGGCCTTTGCAGAGTTATGCATTACCAGGCAAATTATTACGGCCATAAAAACAGCAACTAGGCAAAAACATATTCCGCTTAATTCCTATGTGTCCCTAAATAAACCCATATATGATGAAGAGTCTGACCGTACCTTATTAGATGTATTAGCAGGTTCGAAAATCTTAGATCCTGAAGAACTCATTATAAGTAGGGAAGAATTAAGTTCGATTAAAAGTAAGATAGGAGAAATTTTAAGTGACTTAGAATGGGAAGTCTTGATGTCCTATTTACAAGGAAAATCCTATCAGGAAATCGCTGTAGACCTAGATAGACAAGTGAAATCCATAGATAATGCTTTACAAAGAGTAAAAAGAAAATTAGAGACTTATTTAGAAGATAGAGATATGTAA
- the cysS gene encoding cysteine--tRNA ligase, with the protein MKLFSTLTRKKEEFIPLNPGKINMYVCGPTVYNFFHIGNARPFIIFDVLRRYFEYVGYDVTYIQNFTDVDDKIINRAQQEGITSEEVAEKYIKEYFMDADALGIRRATVHPRVSENIPEIIEMIKELEKKELAYNVEGNVYYRAAKFEDYGKLSRQNLEDLNMGARIQVSEEKEHPMDFALWKKQKPGEPAWESPWGLGRPGWHIECSVMAKKYLGETIDIHGGGQDLIFPHHENEIAQSEGAHQEPFARYWIHNGYINIENQKMSKSLGNFFTVRDISKQFDLEVVRLFMLSAHYRNPVNFSKELLEQSKNALDRLYNAKNNAEYLMKNTQPTAPTPEEVQWTESLHSYKEQFKKEMEDDINTADALAAIFELVKEMNRYLDVHKSQTTINKAYTLFMELTDVLGIVHQKEEKLDEKIEELIKERQQARKEKNWALSDKIRDELKDMGILIEDTPQGVKWKRV; encoded by the coding sequence ATGAAACTGTTTAGTACCCTTACAAGAAAAAAAGAAGAATTTATACCATTAAATCCTGGAAAGATAAATATGTATGTATGTGGACCTACAGTATATAATTTTTTTCACATAGGCAATGCTCGTCCCTTCATCATTTTTGATGTCTTGAGAAGATATTTTGAATATGTAGGATACGATGTTACCTATATTCAAAACTTTACAGATGTGGATGATAAAATTATTAATCGAGCCCAGCAGGAAGGAATAACCTCAGAGGAAGTAGCTGAAAAATACATCAAAGAGTATTTCATGGATGCAGATGCTTTAGGAATACGACGAGCCACCGTTCATCCTAGGGTAAGTGAAAACATTCCTGAAATTATAGAAATGATCAAAGAGCTAGAAAAAAAGGAATTGGCCTATAATGTAGAGGGAAATGTATATTATAGAGCTGCAAAGTTTGAGGATTATGGCAAATTATCTAGACAAAATTTAGAGGATTTGAACATGGGAGCTAGGATACAGGTCAGTGAAGAAAAAGAACATCCTATGGATTTCGCCCTATGGAAAAAACAAAAGCCAGGAGAGCCGGCATGGGAAAGTCCTTGGGGATTGGGTAGACCAGGGTGGCATATAGAGTGTTCAGTCATGGCAAAAAAATATCTAGGAGAGACTATAGATATCCACGGGGGTGGACAGGATTTGATTTTCCCTCACCATGAAAATGAAATTGCCCAGTCTGAAGGAGCCCATCAAGAACCCTTTGCAAGATACTGGATTCATAACGGATATATCAATATAGAGAACCAAAAAATGTCGAAATCCTTGGGGAACTTTTTTACCGTTAGGGATATTAGCAAACAATTTGATTTAGAGGTAGTTAGACTATTTATGTTGTCGGCTCACTACAGAAATCCTGTAAACTTTAGCAAAGAACTCTTAGAACAATCCAAAAATGCACTGGATAGATTATATAATGCTAAAAATAACGCAGAGTATTTAATGAAAAATACCCAGCCTACAGCACCCACCCCTGAGGAAGTGCAATGGACAGAAAGTTTGCATTCCTATAAAGAGCAATTTAAAAAAGAAATGGAAGATGATATCAATACTGCAGATGCTTTAGCGGCTATATTTGAATTAGTAAAGGAAATGAATAGGTATTTAGATGTCCATAAAAGCCAAACTACAATTAACAAGGCTTATACATTATTTATGGAATTAACTGATGTACTAGGTATAGTGCATCAAAAAGAAGAGAAGTTAGATGAAAAAATTGAAGAACTGATCAAAGAAAGACAACAGGCTAGAAAAGAAAAAAATTGGGCATTGTCTGACAAAATAAGAGATGAATTAAAAGATATGGGTATTCTTATAGAAGACACACCCCAAGGCGTCAAATGGAAGCGAGTGTAG